In one Kineococcus rhizosphaerae genomic region, the following are encoded:
- a CDS encoding HpcH/HpaI aldolase/citrate lyase family protein has translation MTADRKVHIVEPRYARTWLLVNATRTDLFDVAAASRADQVVLDVEDAVDPSRKDSARADAIEWLTSGGQAFVRINDVTTPHWRDDVDALKGVPNLLGVMLAKTEAGEQVEATWHALGGAVPVVALCESALGIEAAREIACARGTFRLAFGSGDYRRDTGASAEDMAMAYPRTKLVVASAIGKLPGPIDGPTTGGGHPELREASGVGVAMGMMGKLCLDAEQAYVINEVMSPNVSDATWARDFIASFEASGGVVRDGSDLPRLGRARRIQELADAYGIQPL, from the coding sequence ATGACCGCAGATCGCAAGGTGCACATCGTCGAACCCCGGTACGCGCGGACCTGGCTGCTGGTGAACGCGACGCGCACCGACCTCTTCGACGTGGCCGCCGCCTCGCGGGCCGACCAGGTCGTCCTCGACGTCGAGGACGCCGTCGACCCCTCGCGCAAGGACTCCGCCCGCGCCGACGCCATCGAGTGGCTGACCTCCGGCGGCCAGGCCTTCGTCCGCATCAACGACGTCACCACGCCGCACTGGCGCGACGACGTCGACGCCCTCAAGGGCGTCCCCAACCTGCTGGGCGTCATGCTCGCCAAGACCGAGGCCGGTGAGCAGGTCGAGGCCACCTGGCACGCCCTCGGCGGGGCCGTCCCCGTCGTCGCGCTGTGCGAGTCGGCGCTCGGCATCGAGGCCGCCCGCGAGATCGCGTGCGCGCGCGGCACCTTCCGCCTCGCCTTCGGCTCGGGCGACTACCGCCGCGACACCGGCGCCAGCGCCGAGGACATGGCCATGGCCTACCCCCGCACGAAGCTCGTCGTGGCCAGCGCCATCGGCAAGCTCCCCGGCCCCATCGACGGCCCGACCACCGGCGGCGGTCACCCCGAGCTGCGCGAGGCCTCCGGCGTGGGCGTGGCCATGGGGATGATGGGCAAGCTGTGCCTGGACGCCGAGCAGGCGTACGTCATCAACGAGGTCATGAGCCCCAACGTCTCCGACGCCACCTGGGCCCGTGACTTCATCGCGAGCTTCGAGGCCAGCGGCGGCGTCGTCCGCGACGGGTCGGACCTGCCGCGCCTGGGCCGCGCCCGGCGCATCCAGGAACTCGCCGACGCGTACGGCATCCAGCCGCTCTGA
- a CDS encoding MFS transporter, producing MCAGCGTPTHVPDAPAPRRFAALRDRNCGPYLVGGMLSMMADNVEHVITYWVLWQQFHSPALTGFQVISHWTPFLLLSVWFGGLADRYDCRRVVQAAQLLFLAVSLAWGVLFLTGSLSIPAACVLLVLHGTAGALWRPAEQMMLQDFVGREDLPSAVRLNSTFQGLGVLLGPVVGSALLIGLGAELGIFANALVYLPLTVFLLRTKFTGHTRSGVVARERVGALGAVRAARTVMRNPEIAGAIVVAGLTSLFVGSALQTVMPEFAEGFGDASSSAYGVLLFANGLGGVVGGIVLEATGWVRPNLTAAVVSTFLFGGFIAAFALSGSLVLAVVVLVLGGVANLVSVSVTQTIVQLKAEPAERGRTVGVYSMASGGLKVGSGFSIGLLGAVVGVQTSVVVSGAALALGAVAAGLAVRANRRPAVTGG from the coding sequence GTGTGCGCCGGTTGCGGAACTCCCACCCACGTCCCCGACGCCCCCGCCCCCCGGCGCTTCGCGGCTCTGCGCGACCGGAACTGCGGGCCCTACCTGGTCGGCGGGATGCTGTCGATGATGGCCGACAACGTCGAGCACGTCATCACCTACTGGGTGCTGTGGCAGCAGTTCCACTCCCCGGCCCTGACGGGTTTCCAGGTCATCAGCCACTGGACGCCGTTCCTGCTGCTGTCCGTCTGGTTCGGCGGGCTCGCCGACCGGTACGACTGCCGGCGCGTCGTCCAGGCCGCCCAGCTGCTGTTCCTGGCCGTCTCGCTCGCGTGGGGCGTGCTGTTCCTCACCGGTTCCCTCAGCATCCCCGCGGCCTGCGTGCTGCTCGTCCTGCACGGGACGGCGGGGGCGTTGTGGCGCCCGGCGGAGCAGATGATGCTGCAGGACTTCGTCGGACGTGAGGACCTGCCCAGCGCCGTCCGGCTGAACTCCACGTTCCAGGGGCTCGGGGTCCTGCTGGGGCCCGTGGTGGGGTCGGCGTTGCTGATCGGTCTCGGGGCCGAGCTCGGCATCTTCGCCAACGCCCTCGTCTACCTGCCGCTGACCGTCTTCCTGCTGCGCACGAAGTTCACCGGGCACACGCGGTCGGGGGTGGTGGCCCGTGAACGCGTCGGCGCGCTCGGGGCGGTGCGCGCCGCGCGGACGGTGATGCGGAACCCGGAGATCGCCGGAGCGATCGTCGTCGCCGGGCTGACGTCGTTGTTCGTCGGATCGGCGCTGCAGACCGTCATGCCCGAGTTCGCGGAGGGCTTCGGGGACGCGTCGAGTTCGGCGTACGGGGTCCTGCTGTTCGCCAACGGGCTGGGCGGGGTCGTCGGGGGGATCGTGCTGGAGGCCACCGGGTGGGTCCGGCCGAACCTGACCGCCGCGGTCGTGTCGACGTTCCTGTTCGGGGGGTTCATCGCCGCCTTCGCGCTCAGCGGTTCCCTCGTCCTGGCCGTCGTCGTCCTCGTGCTCGGCGGGGTCGCGAACCTCGTGTCGGTGTCGGTGACCCAGACGATCGTGCAGCTCAAGGCCGAACCCGCCGAACGCGGCCGCACCGTCGGGGTCTACTCGATGGCCTCGGGCGGGCTGAAGGTCGGCAGCGGTTTCTCGATCGGGCTGCTCGGGGCCGTCGTGGGGGTCCAGACCTCGGTGGTCGTCAGCGGGGCCGCGCTGGCGCTCGGAGCGGTGGCCGCCGGCCTCGCGGTGCGCGCGAACCGGCGGCCGGCCGTCACGGGCGGCTGA
- a CDS encoding dihydrolipoamide acetyltransferase family protein, translating to MNQRFALPDVGEGLTEAEIVSWKVKPGDVVAVNDVLVEIETAKSLVELPSPWAGTVTELLVAEGDTVDVGAHIVVVSDGTAAQAAAEPAAPQVDEALGATLVGYGAKEAAPRRRRGAAPEVPPAQPQTQTPAPVPVQPHVLAKPPVRKLARDLGIDLAGARPTGPGGTVTRADVLALVPAAPAEPERRFEKHERERHVPIRGVRKATAAAMVESAFSAPHVTVFTTVDATRTMKLVQRLKTDPEYAGIRVSPLLLVAKALLVAVRRNPDINSTWDEKNQVIVVKNYVNLGIAVATPRGLLVPNVKDADEMSLKDLAVHLNDLALTAREGKAKPRDLAEGTITITNVGTFGIDTGTPILNPGEAAILAVGKISQRPWVHKGKVKPRYLATLGLSIDHRMLDGESGSRALADIAAVLEDPARALTWS from the coding sequence TTGAACCAGCGGTTCGCCCTGCCCGACGTCGGTGAAGGACTCACCGAGGCCGAGATCGTCTCCTGGAAGGTGAAACCCGGCGACGTCGTCGCCGTGAACGACGTCCTCGTCGAGATCGAGACGGCGAAGTCCCTCGTGGAACTGCCCAGCCCCTGGGCCGGGACCGTCACCGAACTCCTGGTCGCCGAGGGCGACACCGTGGACGTGGGGGCGCACATCGTCGTCGTCAGCGACGGCACGGCCGCGCAGGCGGCGGCCGAACCCGCTGCGCCGCAGGTGGACGAGGCGTTGGGGGCGACCCTCGTGGGGTACGGCGCGAAGGAGGCCGCGCCCCGTCGCCGGCGGGGGGCGGCCCCCGAGGTGCCGCCGGCCCAGCCCCAGACCCAGACCCCGGCTCCCGTCCCGGTCCAGCCGCACGTCCTGGCCAAACCCCCGGTGCGCAAGCTCGCCCGCGACCTGGGGATCGACCTGGCCGGGGCGAGACCCACCGGACCGGGCGGGACGGTGACCCGGGCCGACGTCCTCGCGCTCGTCCCGGCGGCCCCGGCCGAACCCGAGCGGCGCTTCGAGAAGCACGAGCGCGAGCGCCACGTCCCCATCCGCGGGGTCCGCAAGGCGACGGCCGCGGCCATGGTGGAGAGCGCGTTCTCCGCCCCCCACGTCACGGTGTTCACCACCGTCGACGCCACCCGGACGATGAAGCTGGTCCAGCGGCTCAAGACCGACCCCGAGTACGCGGGGATCCGCGTCTCGCCGCTGCTGCTGGTGGCCAAGGCGCTGCTGGTGGCGGTGCGCCGCAACCCCGACATCAACTCGACCTGGGACGAGAAGAACCAGGTCATCGTCGTGAAGAACTACGTGAACCTCGGCATCGCGGTGGCGACCCCGCGCGGGCTGCTCGTGCCGAACGTCAAGGACGCCGACGAGATGTCGCTGAAGGACCTCGCCGTCCACCTCAACGACCTGGCCCTGACCGCCCGCGAGGGCAAGGCGAAACCCCGCGACCTGGCCGAGGGCACCATCACCATCACCAACGTCGGGACGTTCGGCATCGACACGGGGACGCCAATCCTCAACCCGGGGGAGGCGGCGATCCTGGCCGTCGGGAAGATCTCGCAGCGGCCGTGGGTGCACAAGGGGAAGGTCAAACCCCGCTACCTCGCCACGCTCGGGCTCTCCATCGACCACCGGATGCTCGACGGGGAGAGCGGGTCGCGGGCGCTGGCCGACATCGCGGCCGTCCTGGAGGACCCGGCGCGGGCGCTGACCTGGAGCTGA
- a CDS encoding Fur family transcriptional regulator: MSPLDRTATEELLHHAGLRSTAPRRSILQLLEDHPHETAAGLADLLADAGNPVSRQSLYNVLEDLTRTGVVRSIQPAGSAPRYETKVDDNHHHVVCRSCGTVVDVPCAVGRTACLTPASIPGFSVVDHADVTWWGLCTRCTDPTPTPHDPSNPRRNS; encoded by the coding sequence ATGAGCCCGCTGGACCGCACCGCCACGGAGGAGCTGCTGCACCACGCCGGCCTGCGCAGCACCGCTCCGCGCCGGTCGATCCTGCAGCTGCTGGAGGACCACCCGCACGAGACCGCCGCGGGCCTGGCCGACCTCCTCGCCGACGCCGGGAACCCCGTGTCCCGGCAGAGCCTGTACAACGTGCTGGAGGACCTGACGCGCACCGGCGTCGTGCGCAGCATCCAGCCCGCCGGCTCGGCACCGCGCTACGAGACGAAGGTCGACGACAACCACCACCACGTCGTCTGCCGGTCTTGCGGGACCGTCGTCGACGTGCCCTGCGCCGTCGGCCGGACCGCCTGCCTGACCCCGGCGTCGATCCCGGGCTTCTCCGTGGTCGACCACGCCGACGTCACCTGGTGGGGCCTGTGCACCCGGTGCACCGACCCCACCCCCACGCCCCACGACCCGTCGAACCCCAGGAGGAACTCGTGA
- a CDS encoding 8-oxoguanine deaminase: MPTLLITGAAVATVAPSGTEHRRGFVVVDDGVVTAVGEGEPPAGTTADRVVDGTGHLLTPGFVNTHHHLYQWATRGFAVDAGLFEWLTTLYPVWARLDAVDVEAAARAGLARLALTGCTTTSDHHYLHPHDGGDQLAATIAAARTVGLRFSPTRGSMDLGTSAGGLPPDSVVETIDTVLAATDDAVRRHHDTSPGSMVRIGAAPCSPFSVTPDLLRQTAAQAAELRIRRHTHLAETADEEEFCARTFGRRPVEVLEDLGWLGPDVWLAHCVHLSDSDIAALARTGSSVAHCPSSNARLGAGMARAHDLLAAGVSVGLGVDGAASSEQGSLADELRQMVYTARLRGGPDTMSARDALRAATIGGAGALGRAAEIGSIEVGKRADLALWDLRGLGHADLDDPVVALVIGPTPPLRLSTVEGRVVVEDGELRTTSEQQAVADLVAARRRVLSRP, translated from the coding sequence ATGCCGACCCTGCTGATCACCGGGGCCGCCGTGGCCACCGTCGCCCCCTCCGGCACCGAGCACCGGAGGGGTTTCGTCGTCGTGGACGACGGTGTCGTCACCGCCGTGGGTGAGGGCGAACCGCCCGCGGGCACGACGGCGGACCGGGTCGTCGACGGCACCGGGCACCTGCTGACCCCCGGGTTCGTCAACACCCACCACCACCTCTACCAGTGGGCCACCCGGGGGTTCGCCGTCGACGCGGGCCTGTTCGAGTGGCTCACGACGCTCTACCCGGTCTGGGCCCGCCTCGACGCCGTCGACGTGGAGGCCGCCGCCCGCGCCGGCCTGGCCCGTCTCGCGCTCACGGGCTGCACCACCACGAGCGACCACCACTACCTGCACCCGCACGACGGGGGCGACCAGCTCGCCGCGACGATCGCGGCCGCGCGCACCGTGGGCCTGCGCTTCTCCCCCACCCGCGGGTCGATGGACCTCGGGACGTCCGCCGGCGGGCTGCCCCCGGACTCGGTGGTCGAGACGATCGACACGGTCCTGGCCGCCACCGACGACGCCGTGCGCCGCCACCACGACACCTCCCCCGGGTCGATGGTGCGCATCGGCGCCGCCCCCTGCTCGCCGTTCTCGGTGACGCCGGACCTGTTGCGGCAGACGGCCGCGCAGGCCGCCGAGCTCAGGATCCGCCGCCACACCCACCTCGCCGAGACCGCCGACGAGGAGGAGTTCTGCGCCCGCACGTTCGGCCGCCGGCCCGTGGAGGTCCTCGAGGACCTCGGCTGGCTCGGCCCCGACGTCTGGCTCGCGCACTGCGTCCACCTGTCCGACTCCGACATCGCCGCGCTGGCCCGCACCGGCAGTTCGGTCGCGCACTGCCCCAGCTCCAACGCGCGCCTGGGCGCCGGGATGGCCCGTGCCCACGACCTGCTGGCCGCCGGGGTGAGCGTCGGCCTGGGCGTCGACGGCGCCGCCTCCAGCGAGCAGGGCAGCCTGGCCGACGAACTGCGGCAGATGGTCTACACGGCGCGGCTGCGCGGCGGCCCGGACACCATGAGCGCCCGCGACGCGTTGCGGGCCGCCACGATCGGCGGGGCCGGCGCGCTCGGCCGCGCCGCGGAGATCGGCTCGATCGAGGTCGGCAAGCGCGCCGACCTGGCCCTGTGGGACCTGCGGGGCCTGGGCCACGCCGACCTCGACGACCCCGTCGTGGCCCTCGTCATCGGGCCCACCCCCCCGCTGCGGTTGTCCACCGTCGAGGGCCGGGTCGTCGTCGAGGACGGGGAACTGCGGACCACGTCGGAGCAGCAGGCGGTCGCCGACCTGGTCGCCGCGCGCCGGCGCGTCCTCAGCCGCCCGTGA
- a CDS encoding alpha-ketoacid dehydrogenase subunit beta codes for METMAIGKAINAGLRAAMDRDPRVLLMGEDIGALGGVFRVTDGLQKDFGEDRVIDTPLAEAGIVGTAIGMALRGFRPVCEIQFNGFVYPAFNQITTQLAKLRARSRGRLTLPVVIRIPSGGGIGSVEHHSESPEVLFAHTAGLRVVAPSDPHDAYWMIQQSIASADPVLFLEPERRYWQKGEVDTDLAPGQVAPLHKARVLRAGTDATLVAYGPTTKLALDAAAAAAEDGTDLEVVDLRSISPLDVDTVAESVRRTGRLVTVSEAPTFHGPMAELASRIQESCFYSLEAPVKRVGGYHLPYPVARAEEHYLPTLDRVLDAVEQSLAA; via the coding sequence ATGGAGACGATGGCGATCGGCAAGGCGATCAACGCCGGCCTGCGCGCGGCGATGGACCGCGACCCGCGCGTCCTGCTCATGGGCGAGGACATCGGTGCCCTCGGCGGGGTCTTCCGCGTCACCGACGGGCTGCAGAAGGACTTCGGCGAGGACCGCGTCATCGACACCCCGCTGGCCGAGGCCGGCATCGTCGGCACCGCGATCGGGATGGCGCTGCGGGGTTTCCGGCCCGTCTGCGAGATCCAGTTCAACGGGTTCGTCTACCCGGCGTTCAACCAGATCACGACGCAGCTGGCGAAGCTGCGGGCCCGTTCGCGCGGCCGGCTGACGCTGCCCGTCGTCATCCGCATCCCCAGCGGCGGCGGCATCGGGTCCGTCGAGCACCACTCCGAGAGCCCCGAGGTCCTCTTCGCCCACACCGCCGGGTTGCGGGTCGTGGCGCCCAGCGACCCGCACGACGCGTACTGGATGATCCAGCAGTCCATCGCCTCGGCCGACCCGGTGCTGTTCCTCGAACCCGAACGCCGCTACTGGCAGAAGGGCGAGGTCGACACCGACCTCGCCCCCGGCCAGGTCGCGCCCCTGCACAAGGCGCGGGTCCTGCGCGCGGGCACCGACGCGACGCTCGTCGCGTACGGGCCCACGACGAAGCTGGCCCTCGACGCGGCCGCCGCGGCCGCCGAGGACGGCACCGACCTCGAGGTGGTCGACCTGCGGTCGATCTCGCCGCTGGACGTCGACACCGTCGCGGAGTCGGTGCGCCGCACGGGCCGGCTGGTCACCGTCTCCGAGGCCCCCACCTTCCACGGGCCGATGGCCGAGCTGGCCTCGCGGATCCAGGAGTCCTGCTTCTACTCCCTCGAGGCGCCCGTCAAGCGGGTCGGCGGGTACCACCTGCCCTACCCGGTCGCGCGGGCCGAGGAGCACTACCTGCCGACCCTCGACCGCGTCCTCGACGCCGTCGAGCAGTCCCTGGCCGCCTGA
- a CDS encoding MDR family MFS transporter, whose translation MSTTTAGSTPATPETPVFTHRQIMAILSGLLLGMFLGALDQTIVSTAIRTIADDLDGFSLQAWATTAFLITSTISTPLYGKLSDMYGRRKFFIAAIVIFLVGSTLCGFAGSMYQLAAFRALQGLGAGGLMSLALTIIGDIVPPRERAKYQAYFMMVFGTSSVLGPVAGGFFSGLDSVAGFAGWRLIFWLNVPIGIFALIVVTRNLHLPKRSSHHRIDWPGALTLITTLVPLLIVAEQGREWGWGTGKSIACYVIGAVGLVLFLLAERAYGDEALLPLRMFKGRTFVIGSLGSFILGMGMFGVFAILPQYLQVVKDLSPTKGGLAMLPVVVGIMSGSMFSGRFIARTGKYKVLPVVGNGLMVVALFLFSRVNADTPIWQTMIIMLLMGWGLGGNMQPVILAVQNAAKRSELGVATSSVTFFRQMGGTLGTAVFLSILFSTLGDKISSSYGAASRTPEFGQAIRSWGGDLQATLAKATDDTSVLKQLPAVLAHPFKVGFTESTSLIYLVATFVMVAGFVTVLFLPSLPLKGAGPAPAEAPAQADAAAGTAETAVQAAAAPAEAAGSPVETGTTTGTTTGTTTGTTDAAAGTVPTANGAMAPGELAERLRSGVQQAKAAQQAMLDLAAEAARREAAYDAAVENLRDLGLDEASIQAALGEDAPTPRTGRHAGHGDAAGTADGAREELGAQN comes from the coding sequence ATGAGCACCACGACCGCCGGTTCGACACCGGCCACCCCGGAGACGCCGGTCTTCACCCACCGGCAGATCATGGCGATCCTCTCGGGCCTGCTGCTGGGGATGTTCCTCGGTGCCCTGGACCAGACGATCGTCTCCACCGCGATCCGCACCATCGCCGACGACCTCGACGGCTTCTCCCTGCAGGCGTGGGCGACGACGGCGTTCCTCATCACGTCGACGATCTCCACGCCGCTGTACGGCAAGTTGTCCGACATGTACGGGCGGCGGAAGTTCTTCATCGCCGCCATCGTCATCTTCCTCGTGGGCTCGACGCTGTGCGGCTTCGCCGGGTCGATGTACCAGCTCGCGGCCTTCCGCGCCCTGCAGGGCCTGGGCGCCGGCGGCCTCATGTCGCTGGCGCTGACGATCATCGGCGACATCGTCCCGCCGCGTGAACGGGCCAAGTACCAGGCCTACTTCATGATGGTGTTCGGCACCTCCAGCGTGCTCGGTCCCGTCGCCGGCGGGTTCTTCTCGGGCCTGGACTCCGTGGCGGGCTTCGCCGGGTGGCGCCTGATCTTCTGGCTCAACGTCCCCATCGGGATCTTCGCCCTCATCGTGGTGACGCGGAACCTGCACCTGCCCAAGCGCTCCAGCCACCACCGGATCGACTGGCCGGGCGCGCTGACGCTCATCACGACCCTCGTCCCGCTGCTCATCGTGGCCGAGCAGGGCCGCGAGTGGGGCTGGGGCACCGGGAAGTCGATCGCCTGCTACGTCATCGGCGCCGTCGGCCTGGTCCTGTTCCTCCTCGCCGAACGTGCCTACGGCGACGAGGCCCTGCTGCCGCTGCGCATGTTCAAGGGCCGCACGTTCGTCATCGGCTCGCTCGGCTCGTTCATCCTCGGCATGGGGATGTTCGGGGTCTTCGCGATCCTGCCGCAGTACCTGCAGGTCGTGAAGGACCTGAGCCCGACGAAGGGCGGGCTCGCGATGCTCCCCGTCGTCGTCGGCATCATGTCCGGCAGCATGTTCTCGGGCCGCTTCATCGCCCGCACGGGCAAGTACAAGGTCCTGCCCGTCGTCGGCAACGGCCTCATGGTCGTCGCGCTGTTCCTGTTCTCCCGCGTGAACGCCGACACCCCGATCTGGCAGACCATGATCATCATGCTGCTCATGGGCTGGGGCCTGGGCGGGAACATGCAGCCGGTCATCCTGGCCGTGCAGAACGCCGCCAAGCGCTCCGAGCTCGGCGTCGCGACGAGCTCGGTGACGTTCTTCCGCCAGATGGGCGGCACGCTCGGCACCGCGGTCTTCCTGTCGATCCTGTTCTCCACCCTGGGCGACAAGATCTCCTCCTCCTACGGCGCGGCGAGCCGGACCCCGGAGTTCGGCCAGGCGATCCGCAGCTGGGGCGGGGACCTGCAGGCGACGCTGGCCAAGGCCACCGACGACACGTCGGTCCTCAAGCAGCTGCCCGCCGTCCTGGCCCACCCGTTCAAGGTCGGGTTCACCGAGTCGACGAGCCTGATCTACCTCGTGGCGACGTTCGTCATGGTCGCCGGGTTCGTCACGGTGCTGTTCCTGCCGTCGCTGCCCCTGAAGGGTGCGGGCCCCGCGCCCGCCGAGGCACCGGCCCAGGCGGACGCCGCGGCCGGCACCGCCGAGACCGCCGTGCAGGCCGCCGCCGCCCCGGCCGAGGCGGCCGGTTCCCCGGTCGAGACCGGGACGACGACCGGCACCACGACCGGGACCACGACCGGGACCACGGACGCTGCGGCGGGCACGGTCCCCACGGCGAACGGGGCGATGGCCCCGGGCGAGCTGGCCGAGCGGCTGCGCAGCGGCGTCCAGCAGGCCAAGGCCGCCCAGCAGGCCATGCTCGACCTGGCCGCCGAGGCCGCCCGCCGCGAGGCCGCGTACGACGCGGCGGTGGAGAACCTGCGCGACCTCGGCCTGGACGAGGCCTCCATCCAGGCCGCGCTCGGCGAGGACGCCCCCACCCCGCGCACCGGCCGGCACGCCGGGCACGGGGACGCGGCGGGGACCGCGGACGGCGCGCGCGAGGAGCTCGGCGCGCAGAACTGA
- a CDS encoding TetR/AcrR family transcriptional regulator encodes MSTTPVGRPRSESARRAVLQAVDDLLAEVGYAGVTMKGIADRAGVGRQTVYRWWSTTAEILLEACVADARDELRTVPQPDARRDVLGYLRLLEAFLLHSHAGLCYRVLLGETQHDGAVRELVARADILAPSARACLRRVGPRLQQDLDHDLHVAELVGPVVYAVLTTGGAPDLEALTDHLLAGWSRGGPAGA; translated from the coding sequence ATGTCCACCACGCCCGTCGGCCGGCCGCGCAGCGAGAGCGCCCGGCGCGCCGTCCTGCAGGCCGTCGACGACCTGCTCGCCGAGGTCGGCTACGCGGGCGTGACGATGAAGGGCATCGCCGACCGGGCCGGCGTCGGACGCCAGACCGTCTACCGCTGGTGGTCCACGACGGCCGAGATCCTCCTCGAGGCCTGCGTGGCCGACGCCCGCGACGAGCTGCGCACCGTCCCCCAGCCCGACGCCCGCCGCGACGTCCTCGGGTACCTGCGCCTGCTGGAGGCCTTCCTGCTGCACTCCCACGCCGGCCTCTGCTACCGGGTGCTGCTGGGCGAGACCCAGCACGACGGCGCCGTGCGCGAACTCGTCGCGCGCGCCGACATCCTGGCCCCCAGCGCCCGCGCCTGCCTGCGCCGGGTCGGTCCGCGCCTGCAGCAGGACCTGGACCACGACCTGCACGTCGCCGAACTCGTCGGCCCCGTCGTCTACGCGGTCCTGACGACGGGCGGGGCGCCCGACCTGGAGGCCCTGACCGACCACCTCCTCGCGGGCTGGAGCCGCGGCGGGCCCGCCGGAGCGTGA
- a CDS encoding Dps family protein: MTTLEDVKTAGLTQVEVAGFDASSRLTSGLQEVLVDLTALHLQGKQAHWNIVGANFRDLHLQLDELIDAARTYADDAAERMRAVGGVPDARPATVAATTTIGDFGADEIETSAAVEAVVAMTRRTVDTIRRVHDPIDAEDPSTADLLHGFVLGLEKQAWLIGSENRAPRRR, encoded by the coding sequence GTGACCACGCTCGAAGACGTCAAGACCGCCGGTCTCACCCAGGTGGAGGTCGCGGGCTTCGACGCCAGCTCGCGCCTCACCAGCGGCCTGCAGGAGGTCCTCGTGGACCTCACCGCGCTGCACCTGCAGGGCAAGCAGGCCCACTGGAACATCGTGGGCGCGAACTTCCGCGACCTGCACCTGCAGCTCGACGAGCTCATCGACGCCGCCCGCACGTACGCCGACGACGCGGCCGAGCGCATGCGCGCCGTCGGCGGCGTCCCCGACGCCCGCCCGGCGACCGTCGCGGCGACCACGACCATCGGCGACTTCGGTGCCGACGAGATCGAGACGTCGGCCGCCGTCGAGGCCGTCGTGGCGATGACGCGCCGCACCGTCGACACCATCCGCCGCGTGCACGACCCCATCGACGCCGAGGACCCCTCGACCGCCGACCTGCTGCACGGGTTCGTCCTCGGCCTGGAGAAGCAGGCCTGGCTGATCGGCTCGGAGAACCGCGCGCCGCGGCGCCGCTGA
- a CDS encoding ScyD/ScyE family protein, which translates to MTHRLRSAALVLAVATTTSVVVAAPAQARPHPHDPVTVVATGLDDPFGLSSENGRFYVAESTSGEISGIIPGGRPSVRLAGFSGPAGVDRKDGTIYVVTGAAEGPPAPGAARLYSSRRGEPLRTLADLTAYELANNPDGQAQFGPDGTPLDALSNPFAVLAGRGHDDRVFVADAGANAVLVLQGGRLSTFFVPPLVTTGLCEGVPNNDPQHVGCDSVPTGLAWGPDGHLYVSTLSSLVPGEGRVYVLDAHDGSVLRTVTGFSGPTGVAVGDDGAIYVSELLEGAPPPDGPEEEGLPPGFDPASVGQIVRVDRSGARSAAQVTMPLGLRWANGHLYSTAWSVAGQFLQQQGLGQVVRVDRRAFAPLT; encoded by the coding sequence ATGACGCACCGGCTCCGCTCAGCAGCGCTCGTCCTCGCCGTCGCGACCACCACCTCGGTGGTGGTCGCCGCGCCGGCGCAGGCCCGTCCCCACCCCCACGACCCCGTCACCGTCGTCGCGACGGGACTGGACGACCCGTTCGGCCTGTCGTCCGAGAACGGGAGGTTCTACGTCGCCGAGTCCACCTCGGGCGAGATCAGCGGGATCATCCCCGGCGGCAGACCCAGTGTCCGGCTCGCGGGTTTCAGCGGCCCCGCCGGGGTCGACCGCAAGGACGGGACCATCTACGTCGTCACCGGGGCGGCGGAGGGTCCTCCCGCTCCCGGCGCGGCGAGGCTGTACTCCTCGCGGCGCGGTGAGCCCCTGCGCACCCTGGCCGACCTGACCGCCTACGAACTCGCGAACAACCCCGACGGCCAGGCGCAGTTCGGTCCCGACGGGACGCCGCTGGACGCCCTGAGCAACCCGTTCGCCGTCCTCGCGGGGCGCGGTCACGACGACCGGGTGTTCGTGGCCGACGCCGGGGCGAACGCCGTCCTGGTCCTGCAGGGCGGGCGGCTCAGCACGTTCTTCGTGCCGCCGCTGGTGACGACCGGCCTGTGCGAGGGCGTCCCGAACAACGACCCGCAGCACGTCGGCTGCGACTCGGTCCCGACGGGGCTGGCCTGGGGGCCGGACGGCCACCTGTACGTCTCCACGCTCTCGTCCCTGGTCCCCGGCGAGGGGCGCGTCTACGTCCTCGACGCCCACGACGGTTCGGTGCTGCGCACCGTGACCGGGTTCTCCGGCCCGACCGGGGTGGCGGTCGGCGACGACGGGGCGATCTACGTGTCGGAACTGCTCGAGGGGGCCCCGCCGCCGGACGGACCCGAGGAGGAGGGGCTGCCCCCCGGTTTCGACCCGGCCTCGGTCGGGCAGATCGTGCGCGTGGACCGTTCCGGCGCGCGCAGCGCCGCCCAGGTGACGATGCCGCTGGGGCTGCGCTGGGCGAACGGGCACCTGTACTCCACCGCGTGGAGCGTCGCCGGTCAATTCCTGCAGCAGCAGGGTCTCGGGCAGGTCGTCCGCGTCGACCGGAGGGCGTTCGCACCCCTGACCTGA